In Streptomyces sp. NBC_01439, the following are encoded in one genomic region:
- the prcB gene encoding proteasome subunit beta codes for MEANNRGTGRLPAAFLTPGSSSFMDFLGAHSPEMLPGNRKLPEGVVEAPHGTTIVAATFPGGVVLAGDRRATMGNMIAQRDIEKVFPADEYSAVGIAGTAGLAVEMVKLFQLELEHFEKVEGTTLSLEGKANRLSTMIRSNLGMAMQGLAVVPLFAGYDEAKEKGRIFSYDVTGGRSEEHGYAATGSGSIFARGSMKKLYRPDLTEEQATTLVVQALYDAADDDSATGGPDLYRHIYPIVTVITDEGFRRLTDDESQELARTVTNRRLEQPDGPRAALL; via the coding sequence GTGGAAGCCAACAATCGTGGCACAGGGCGTCTACCGGCAGCCTTCCTGACGCCGGGGTCGTCGTCCTTCATGGACTTCCTGGGCGCGCACTCGCCCGAGATGCTGCCCGGCAACCGCAAGCTGCCGGAGGGTGTCGTCGAGGCGCCGCACGGGACGACCATCGTTGCCGCCACCTTCCCCGGCGGGGTGGTCCTCGCCGGTGACCGGCGGGCGACCATGGGGAACATGATCGCGCAGCGGGACATCGAGAAGGTGTTCCCCGCCGACGAGTACTCCGCCGTCGGCATCGCCGGTACGGCCGGCCTGGCCGTGGAGATGGTCAAGCTGTTCCAGCTGGAGCTGGAGCACTTCGAGAAGGTGGAGGGGACGACCCTCTCCCTGGAGGGCAAGGCCAACCGGCTCTCCACCATGATCCGGAGCAATCTGGGGATGGCCATGCAGGGCCTGGCCGTCGTGCCGCTGTTCGCGGGGTACGACGAGGCCAAGGAGAAGGGTCGGATCTTCTCCTACGACGTGACCGGCGGCCGCTCCGAGGAGCACGGTTACGCCGCCACCGGTTCCGGTTCGATCTTCGCCCGGGGCTCCATGAAGAAGCTCTACCGCCCCGATCTGACGGAGGAGCAGGCCACCACCCTGGTCGTCCAGGCGCTCTACGATGCCGCCGACGACGACTCGGCGACCGGTGGGCCGGACCTGTACCGCCACATCTACCCGATCGTCACCGTGATCACGGACGAGGGGTTCCGCAGGCTGACCGACGACGAGTCGCAGGAGCTCGCCCGTACGGTCACCAACCGTCGGCTGGAGCAGCCCGACGGCCCGCGCGCCGCCCTGCTCTGA
- a CDS encoding LacI family DNA-binding transcriptional regulator: protein MTRPTSRDVATAAGVSQATVSLVLGDKWPGRVSERTATHVRETATRLGYRPNLAARNLRLGTTRTALLVVPALTNEFFARVYTGAARVAAAHGFGVVLYPSPDGTGPARDPFASARAALDGVIASSMAAHTLDAIGGNTLPLVMLDSDPTADTAAAHVNLAMADGMRQVTEHLLALGHRRFLHLASAVDSWTFHTRAEALTAILGPETELRTVRAPLTVDAARTAMETALATPQDRPTAIICDDDILAAGACKAARRLGLRIPEDLSVTGFDDLALATAVEPELTTVHLPAERVGEQGMTALLAVLEGTPWTAPDIPVRLAVRDSTGPAPTP from the coding sequence GTGACGAGACCCACCAGCCGCGACGTGGCCACCGCCGCCGGGGTCTCCCAGGCCACCGTCTCCCTCGTCCTCGGCGACAAATGGCCCGGCCGCGTCTCCGAACGCACCGCCACCCACGTCCGAGAAACCGCCACCCGCCTCGGCTACCGCCCCAACCTCGCCGCCCGCAACCTCCGCCTCGGCACCACCCGCACCGCCCTCCTCGTCGTCCCCGCCCTCACCAACGAATTCTTCGCCCGCGTCTACACCGGAGCCGCCCGCGTCGCTGCCGCACACGGCTTCGGCGTCGTCCTCTACCCCTCCCCCGACGGCACCGGCCCCGCCCGCGACCCCTTCGCCTCCGCCCGCGCCGCCCTCGACGGAGTCATCGCCTCCTCCATGGCCGCCCACACCCTCGACGCCATCGGCGGCAACACCCTGCCCCTCGTCATGCTCGACAGCGACCCCACCGCCGACACCGCCGCCGCCCACGTCAACCTCGCCATGGCCGACGGCATGCGCCAGGTCACCGAACACCTCCTCGCCCTCGGCCACCGCCGCTTCCTCCACCTCGCCTCCGCCGTCGACTCCTGGACCTTCCACACCCGCGCCGAAGCCCTCACCGCCATCCTCGGCCCCGAAACCGAGCTGCGCACCGTACGGGCCCCCCTCACCGTCGACGCCGCCCGTACGGCCATGGAGACCGCCCTGGCCACCCCCCAGGACCGCCCCACCGCCATCATCTGCGACGACGACATCCTCGCCGCCGGCGCCTGCAAGGCCGCCCGCCGCCTCGGCCTGCGCATCCCCGAAGACCTCTCCGTCACCGGCTTCGACGACCTCGCCCTCGCCACCGCCGTCGAACCCGAACTCACCACCGTCCACCTCCCCGCCGAACGCGTCGGCGAACAAGGCATGACCGCCCTCCTCGCCGTCCTCGAAGGCACCCCCTGGACCGCCCCCGACATCCCCGTCCGACTCGCCGTCCGCGACTCCACGGGCCCCGCCCCGACCCCGTAA
- the prcA gene encoding proteasome subunit alpha, with translation MSTPFYVSPQQAMADRAEYARKGIARGRSLVVLQYADGIVFVGENPSRALHKFSEIYDRIGFAAAGKYNEYENLRIGGVRYADLRGYTYDRDDVTARGLANVYAQTLGTIFSSAGEKPYEVELVVAEVGATAAGDQIYRLPHDGSIVDEHGSVAVGGNAEQISTFLDQRHRDGMTLSEALKLAVQALSSQANGADKAIPAERLEVAVLDRTRAQQRKFKRIRGRQLSRLLEADVTAAVQADAVSNDEAPEDDAE, from the coding sequence GTGTCGACTCCGTTCTATGTGTCACCCCAGCAGGCCATGGCCGACCGGGCGGAATACGCCCGCAAGGGCATCGCCCGCGGTCGCAGCCTGGTCGTGCTGCAGTACGCCGACGGCATCGTGTTCGTCGGCGAGAACCCGTCCCGTGCGCTGCACAAGTTCAGCGAGATCTACGACCGGATCGGCTTCGCGGCCGCCGGCAAGTACAACGAGTACGAGAACCTGCGGATCGGTGGTGTGCGGTACGCGGATCTGCGCGGGTACACCTATGACCGTGACGACGTGACGGCCCGTGGGTTGGCGAACGTCTACGCGCAGACGCTCGGCACCATCTTCTCCTCGGCCGGTGAGAAGCCGTACGAGGTGGAGCTGGTGGTCGCGGAGGTCGGTGCGACCGCCGCGGGTGACCAGATCTACCGGCTGCCGCACGACGGGTCGATCGTGGACGAGCACGGTTCGGTCGCGGTCGGTGGCAATGCCGAGCAGATCAGTACCTTCCTGGATCAGCGGCACCGGGACGGGATGACCCTGTCCGAGGCGTTGAAGCTGGCGGTGCAGGCGCTGTCCAGTCAGGCGAACGGTGCTGACAAGGCGATTCCGGCGGAGCGGCTGGAGGTCGCGGTGCTGGACCGTACGCGTGCGCAGCAGCGCAAGTTCAAGCGGATCCGGGGTCGGCAGCTGTCGCGCCTGCTGGAGGCGGACGTGACGGCGGCGGTGCAGGCGGATGCCGTGTCGAACGACGAGGCGCCGGAGGACGACGCCGAGTAG
- a CDS encoding MFS transporter has product MAAGYAELLRTRHAARLLVGTLVGRLPNATGPIAIVLFTRAEGGSYSLAGALAAAYGLANAVGQPLLGRAVDLFGQPRVQLPAALVSALGMVWLALAGTGSAVAAYAAVVVAGLFTPPLEGGLRALWPGVLGGREEKVHAAYAMDAVAQEVMFTVGPLLVTLFVAMWSPAGALLALNAIGVLGALSVVVSEPSRKWRSAPREAHWLGALRSRGLLALLGAFFFVGMALGSITVAGVAYADEHGGQVVYGWLMAALGLGALIGGVFYGARQWVGAPERRLRLLVALLAVCYLPLMLVPGAVAMTGLSALAGVFLAPALACAFIVVDRHAPVGTVTEAFSWLVTFFGVGAAIGTAAAGPAVELGGTAAGFGVASVAGGLALLVLMVTQRVMATGGRSRAVARSSDGVSEVAPDVPSEVGSAS; this is encoded by the coding sequence ATGGCCGCGGGATACGCGGAGCTGCTGAGGACCCGGCACGCCGCGAGGCTGCTGGTGGGCACGCTCGTGGGCCGGCTGCCCAATGCCACCGGGCCGATCGCGATCGTGCTGTTCACGCGCGCCGAGGGCGGCAGCTACAGCCTGGCGGGGGCACTGGCCGCCGCGTACGGGTTGGCGAACGCGGTGGGTCAGCCGCTGCTGGGGCGGGCCGTCGACCTGTTCGGGCAGCCCCGGGTGCAGTTGCCGGCGGCTCTGGTTTCCGCGCTGGGCATGGTGTGGCTGGCGCTCGCGGGTACGGGGTCCGCGGTGGCCGCGTACGCCGCGGTGGTGGTCGCGGGGTTGTTCACGCCGCCGCTGGAGGGCGGGCTGCGGGCGTTGTGGCCGGGGGTGCTGGGCGGTCGTGAGGAGAAGGTGCACGCGGCGTACGCGATGGACGCGGTGGCCCAGGAGGTCATGTTCACCGTCGGTCCGTTGCTGGTGACGCTGTTCGTGGCGATGTGGTCGCCGGCCGGGGCGCTGTTGGCGCTGAACGCGATCGGTGTGCTGGGTGCGCTGTCGGTGGTGGTGAGCGAGCCGTCGCGGAAGTGGCGTTCGGCGCCGCGGGAGGCGCACTGGTTGGGGGCGCTGCGTTCGCGGGGGCTGTTGGCGCTGCTGGGTGCGTTCTTCTTCGTGGGCATGGCGCTGGGTTCGATCACGGTGGCGGGTGTGGCGTACGCGGATGAGCACGGCGGTCAGGTGGTGTACGGCTGGTTGATGGCGGCGCTGGGGCTGGGTGCGTTGATCGGTGGGGTGTTCTACGGTGCGCGGCAGTGGGTCGGTGCGCCCGAGCGCCGGTTGCGGCTGCTGGTGGCGCTGCTGGCGGTCTGCTACCTGCCGCTGATGCTGGTTCCGGGTGCGGTGGCGATGACGGGGCTGTCGGCGCTGGCGGGCGTGTTCCTGGCGCCTGCGCTGGCGTGTGCGTTCATCGTGGTGGACCGGCATGCTCCGGTGGGCACGGTGACGGAGGCGTTCTCGTGGCTGGTGACGTTCTTCGGGGTGGGTGCGGCGATCGGTACGGCGGCGGCGGGGCCGGCGGTGGAGCTGGGGGGTACTGCGGCGGGCTTCGGTGTGGCGAGCGTGGCGGGTGGTTTGGCGCTGCTGGTTCTGATGGTCACTCAGCGGGTGATGGCAACTGGTGGGCGC
- a CDS encoding endonuclease VII domain-containing protein — MIAAQGGLCCICLKRPAVHVDHCHKTGRVRGVLCFNCNTAIGKLGDDPDAARRVVSYLEGHAWKPTIVAQGVYRQPS, encoded by the coding sequence TCTGCTGTATCTGTCTGAAGCGCCCTGCGGTACATGTGGATCACTGCCACAAGACGGGTAGGGTCCGAGGCGTACTTTGCTTCAACTGCAACACGGCCATCGGCAAGTTGGGTGACGACCCCGACGCAGCCCGTCGGGTCGTCTCATACTTGGAGGGACACGCGTGGAAGCCAACAATCGTGGCACAGGGCGTCTACCGGCAGCCTTCCTGA